A section of the Lynx canadensis isolate LIC74 chromosome A1, mLynCan4.pri.v2, whole genome shotgun sequence genome encodes:
- the WNT9A gene encoding protein Wnt-9a: MLDGPLLARWLAAAFALTLLLAALRPSAAYFGLTGSEPLTILPLTLEPEAAAQAHYKACDRLKLERKQRRMCRRDPGVAETLVEAVSMSALECQYQFRFERWNCTLEGRYRASLLKRGFKETAFLYAISSAGLTHALAKACSAGRMERCTCDEAPDLENREAWQWGGCGDNLKYSSKFVKEFLGRRSSKDLRARVDFHNNLVGVKVIKAGVETTCKCHGVSGSCTVRTCWRQLAPFHEVGKRLKHKYETALKVGSTTNEATGEAGAISPPRGRAAGTGGSDLLPRTPELVHLDDSPSFCLASRFSPGTAGRRCHREKNCESICCGRGHNTQSRVVTRPCQCQVRWCCYVECRQCTQREEVYTCKG; encoded by the exons ATGCTGGATGGGCCCCTGCTGGCGCGCTGGCTGGCCGCGGCCTTCGCGCTGACGCTGCTGCTCGCCGCGCTGCGCCCCTCGGCCGCCTACTTCGG GCTAACGGGCAGTGAGCCCCTGACCATTCTCCCGCTGACCCTGGAGCCGGAAGCCGCCGCCCAGGCACACTACAAGGCCTGCGACCGGCTGAAGCTGGAACGCAAGCAAAGGCGCATGTGCCGCAGAGACCCAGGGGTGGCCGAGACACTGGTGGAGGCGGTGAGCATGAGCGCACTTGAATGCCAGTACCAGTTCCGGTTTGAGCGCTGGAACTGTACCTTGGAGGGCCGCTACCGGGCCAGCCTGCTCAAGCGAG GCTTCAAGGAGACCGCCTTCCTCTACGCCATCTCCTCGGCCGGCCTGACGCATGCGCTGGCCAAGGCGTGCAGCGCGGGCCGCATGGAGCGCTGCACGTGTGATGAGGCCCCCGACCTGGAGAACCGGGAGGCCTGGCAGTGGGGCGGCTGTGGGGACAACCTCAAGTACAGCAGCAAGTTTGTCAAGGAGTTCCTGGGCCGCCGCTCAAGCAAGGACCTGCGAGCCCGCGTGGACTTCCACAACAACCTCGTGGGTGTGAAG GTAATCAAGGCTGGGGTGGAGACCACGTGCAAGTGCCACGGCGTGTCGGGCTCCTGTACTGTGCGGACGTGCTGGCGGCAGCTGGCACCCTTCCACGAGGTGGGCAAGCGCCTGAAACACAAGTACGAGACAGCACTCAAGGTGGGCAGCACCACCAACGAGGCCACCGGGGAGGCCGGCGCCATCTCGCCGCCTCGGGGCCGGGCTGCAGGGACAGGAGGCAGCGACCTGCTGCCCCGCACGCCAGAGCTTGTGCACCTGGACGACTCGCCCAGTTTCTGCTTGGCCAGCCGCTTCTCCCCGGGCACTGCCGGCCGCAGGTGCCACCGGGAGAAGAACTGCGAGAGCATCTGCTGTGGGCGTGGCCACAACACCCAGAGCCGGGTGGTGACACGGCCCTGCCAGTGCCAGGTGCGCTGGTGCTGCTACGTGGAGTGCAGGCAGTGCACCCAGCGTGAGGAGGTCTACACCTGCAAGGGCTGA